A genome region from Arthrobacter sp. SLBN-100 includes the following:
- a CDS encoding thiolase family protein: protein MAATAGPQAFLVGGVRTPVGKYGGALSSIRPDDLAALVLREAVNREGLDPDSIDEVILGNANGAGEENRNVARMATLLAGLPLHIPGITVNRLCASGLSAIIQASHLIKAGAADIVIAGGVESMSRAPWVQEKPTAAFAKPGHIFDTSIGWRFTNPRFHKGELSRDGKMTYAMPETAEEVARVDNISREDADAFAVRSHQRALDAIAAGRFKDEIVPVTVKTRKSEHVVDTDEGPREGTTLDVLAGLKPVTHGGTVVTAGNSSSLNDGASAIIVASEAAIERLGLTPRARIIDGASAGCEPEIMGIGPVPATQKILKRSGLSAGDLDAVELNEAFATQSLACIRRLGLEPDIVNNDGGAIALGHPLGSSGARIAITLLGRMEREDAKMGLATMCIGVGQGTAMLLEKV, encoded by the coding sequence ATGGCTGCAACCGCAGGTCCGCAGGCTTTCCTTGTTGGTGGGGTCCGAACGCCGGTAGGCAAATACGGCGGCGCGCTCTCGTCGATCCGCCCTGACGACCTGGCGGCCCTGGTGCTCCGGGAAGCGGTGAACCGGGAGGGCCTGGATCCGGACAGCATCGACGAAGTGATCCTGGGCAACGCCAACGGGGCCGGGGAGGAAAACCGGAACGTGGCGCGGATGGCCACCCTGCTCGCAGGGCTGCCCCTCCATATCCCAGGCATAACCGTCAACAGGCTCTGCGCCTCAGGCTTGAGCGCCATCATCCAGGCAAGCCACTTGATCAAGGCCGGCGCCGCGGACATCGTGATTGCCGGCGGTGTTGAATCCATGAGCCGCGCACCCTGGGTCCAGGAGAAGCCCACTGCCGCCTTCGCCAAACCGGGCCACATTTTCGATACGTCCATCGGCTGGCGCTTCACCAATCCCCGGTTCCACAAGGGTGAACTGTCCCGCGACGGCAAAATGACCTATGCCATGCCGGAAACCGCCGAGGAAGTGGCCCGCGTGGACAACATTTCCCGCGAGGATGCCGATGCCTTCGCCGTCCGCTCCCACCAGCGCGCTTTGGACGCCATCGCTGCCGGCCGCTTCAAGGACGAAATCGTCCCCGTCACCGTCAAGACCCGCAAGTCCGAGCATGTTGTGGATACCGATGAAGGCCCCCGCGAGGGCACCACCCTGGACGTCCTTGCCGGGCTGAAGCCGGTAACGCACGGCGGCACCGTGGTCACGGCCGGCAACTCCTCGTCGCTCAACGACGGCGCTTCGGCGATCATTGTCGCCTCGGAGGCAGCCATCGAGCGGCTGGGCCTGACACCCCGGGCGCGGATCATCGACGGTGCCTCGGCCGGCTGCGAGCCGGAAATCATGGGCATCGGTCCCGTGCCGGCCACACAGAAAATCCTGAAGCGGAGCGGCCTCAGCGCAGGTGACCTTGACGCCGTCGAACTTAACGAAGCCTTTGCCACGCAGTCCCTGGCGTGCATCCGCCGGCTGGGCCTGGAACCGGACATTGTGAATAACGACGGCGGCGCCATCGCTTTGGGGCACCCGCTGGGTTCCAGCGGGGCCAGGATCGCCATCACGCTGCTGGGGCGGATGGAGCGTGAGGACGCCAAGATGGGGCTGGCGACGATGTGCATTGGTGTGGGCCAGGGTACGGCGATGCTGCTGGAGAAGGTCTGA
- a CDS encoding pentapeptide repeat-containing protein, protein MLADLAEDQAPVFRGGERHDGGRYSRVAADALELGGSDFAECEFQGVSFNDTQLRGSSFRDCILGELYAPVFRAARSTWRDVELRNPRLGSGELYESGWQSVRIDGGKLDFLNLRGAKLTDVLITDCIINELDLGSAAGTRVALKNCTIGSLDVSGARLKDFDLRGTEFRSISGLGSLAGVVIDEYQLGLLAPLLAAHLGIMVL, encoded by the coding sequence GTGCTGGCGGACCTGGCCGAGGATCAAGCGCCGGTTTTCCGGGGCGGTGAGAGGCACGACGGCGGCCGGTACAGCCGTGTGGCGGCCGACGCCCTGGAGCTGGGCGGCTCCGACTTTGCCGAGTGTGAGTTCCAGGGCGTCTCTTTCAATGACACCCAGCTGCGTGGTTCCTCCTTTCGCGACTGCATCCTGGGCGAGTTGTACGCCCCGGTCTTCCGGGCTGCCCGGAGCACTTGGCGGGACGTTGAGCTGCGGAACCCGCGGCTGGGATCGGGGGAACTGTATGAAAGCGGCTGGCAGTCGGTGCGGATCGACGGCGGCAAGCTGGACTTCCTCAACCTGCGCGGCGCCAAGCTCACGGATGTCCTGATCACTGACTGCATCATCAACGAACTTGACCTCGGTTCGGCGGCAGGCACCAGGGTGGCGTTGAAGAACTGCACCATCGGGTCGCTGGACGTCAGCGGGGCAAGACTCAAGGACTTCGACCTCCGCGGCACCGAATTCCGCAGCATCAGCGGGCTCGGCAGCCTGGCCGGCGTGGTGATCGATGAATACCAGCTGGGCCTGTTGGCGCCCCTGCTTGCAGCACATCTGGGCATCATGGTCCTCTAA
- a CDS encoding SRPBCC family protein, with protein sequence MDHSTSLTQHIQAPPEKVWSVITDIPGSAATLSGVESVQLLTDGPYDEGTRWKETRKMFGKAETVEMWVAGAEPNRSTTVKAVQGGADYTTRFDLSPRDGGTDLTLAFGAEVIKPTVASKILMLLFGRMGMAATRRALTKDLAEIAAKAESLP encoded by the coding sequence ATGGACCACAGCACCAGCCTCACCCAGCACATCCAGGCGCCACCGGAAAAAGTCTGGTCCGTTATTACGGATATCCCCGGCTCGGCCGCCACCCTTTCCGGAGTCGAGTCGGTCCAGCTCCTCACCGATGGCCCCTATGACGAGGGCACGCGCTGGAAGGAGACCCGGAAGATGTTCGGCAAGGCTGAAACGGTGGAGATGTGGGTGGCCGGGGCTGAACCGAACCGGAGCACCACCGTCAAGGCCGTACAGGGAGGTGCTGACTACACCACGCGGTTCGACCTGTCCCCGCGCGACGGCGGTACGGACCTCACCCTCGCATTCGGCGCCGAGGTCATCAAGCCCACTGTGGCCAGCAAAATCCTGATGCTGCTGTTCGGCAGGATGGGTATGGCTGCCACCCGCAGGGCCCTCACCAAGGACCTCGCGGAGATCGCGGCCAAAGCGGAATCGCTCCCGTAG
- a CDS encoding CsbD family protein produces MGLGDKISNAAEELGGKAKEATGNATHNDRLKAEGQTDQVKADAKKVGESVKDEFKRE; encoded by the coding sequence ATGGGCCTCGGAGACAAGATCAGTAATGCAGCAGAAGAGCTCGGCGGCAAGGCCAAGGAAGCAACGGGCAACGCCACCCACAATGACCGTTTGAAGGCTGAAGGCCAGACTGACCAGGTCAAGGCTGACGCCAAGAAGGTGGGCGAAAGCGTGAAGGACGAGTTCAAGCGCGAGTAG
- a CDS encoding DNA polymerase IV, with protein MREPWVLHVDLDQFIAAVEVLRRPELAGKAVIVGGRGDPTERAVVSTASYEARAYGVGSGMPLRIAARKVPDAVILPVDQEAYLEASENVMGVLRSQPGATVQVLGWDEAFVGVQTDDPKAYAQQMQRAVLEATRLHCSVGIGDTLVRAKVATSFGKPAGVFRLTEENWLEVMGSRPTIELWGVGTKVSRRLAKLGIETVAHLAASNPDDLVPEFGPKMGHWYVQLGRGDGSRTVDDTPWVARGHSREITFQRDLTDPGQVNDAVRELVSHVMEDVTAEGRPVVGLTLKVRYAPFITKTYARKIPETSDRAEVVARTLDLVAKIEPDRPIRLLGLRAEMVMPDDSRQGHTPTRSGW; from the coding sequence GTGAGAGAACCATGGGTGCTGCACGTGGACCTTGACCAGTTCATCGCAGCCGTCGAAGTGCTCCGCCGGCCCGAGCTCGCGGGCAAGGCGGTGATCGTTGGCGGCCGCGGCGATCCCACCGAGAGGGCCGTAGTCTCGACCGCGTCCTACGAAGCCAGGGCGTACGGCGTGGGTTCGGGAATGCCGCTGCGCATCGCCGCACGGAAAGTGCCCGACGCCGTCATCCTGCCCGTCGACCAGGAGGCCTACCTCGAAGCATCCGAAAACGTCATGGGGGTGCTGCGTTCACAACCCGGCGCCACTGTCCAGGTGCTCGGCTGGGATGAAGCGTTTGTTGGGGTGCAGACGGACGATCCGAAGGCGTACGCCCAACAGATGCAGCGTGCCGTCCTTGAGGCGACCCGGCTGCACTGCAGTGTGGGCATCGGCGACACCCTGGTCCGGGCCAAGGTGGCGACGTCGTTCGGCAAACCCGCCGGAGTCTTCCGGCTTACCGAGGAAAACTGGCTCGAGGTCATGGGGAGCCGGCCGACCATCGAGCTGTGGGGCGTGGGAACGAAGGTTTCGCGCCGCCTTGCCAAGCTGGGTATCGAGACGGTTGCCCACCTCGCAGCATCCAACCCTGATGACCTGGTCCCCGAGTTCGGCCCGAAGATGGGTCACTGGTATGTGCAGCTCGGACGGGGCGACGGGTCGCGGACAGTCGATGACACGCCCTGGGTAGCGCGCGGGCACAGCCGGGAAATCACCTTCCAGCGCGACCTGACCGACCCCGGGCAGGTTAACGACGCCGTCAGGGAGTTGGTTTCGCACGTCATGGAGGATGTCACGGCCGAGGGGCGGCCCGTGGTCGGGCTGACGCTTAAGGTCCGTTACGCCCCGTTCATCACCAAGACGTACGCCCGGAAGATCCCCGAGACATCGGACCGTGCGGAAGTAGTCGCCCGCACCCTTGACCTCGTGGCGAAAATCGAACCGGACCGCCCCATCCGGCTCCTCGGGCTGCGGGCCGAAATGGTGATGCCAGACGACTCCCGGCAGGGCCATACCCCCACCCGCAGCGGATGGTGA
- a CDS encoding type IV toxin-antitoxin system AbiEi family antitoxin domain-containing protein produces the protein MTQPSAPLPHLPATGNLWRTDQLHASGLNSRAIRHLVNRGGLVRLRYGCYIRASLWEKQSPTVRGLQLIHAHAHGTLTTSTGNFVYSHTSAARLHRLFLWNVDDLIHILLRVRPSRERLGKDVRGHTRPYTDSEVTMIGKLRVTTLERTVVDCGTMLEYRQALILVDHALRLGASLDLMNAMAGNLSGRGGIRTLRRALANADTRAESAGETLTRELLARLKLPMPEAQVEVRSRLGWHRFDFAWKEKKVALEFDGRIKYFDYAPTAEVLFQERRREKALTEDGWLFVRVEWKDLFREHEFKNRILAALSHRIGVEIAGTVPGR, from the coding sequence ATGACACAGCCTTCCGCACCTCTGCCACACCTGCCGGCCACGGGAAATCTCTGGCGCACCGACCAGCTCCATGCGAGCGGCCTCAATTCCCGGGCCATCCGCCATCTGGTCAACCGCGGCGGCCTGGTCCGCCTCAGGTACGGCTGCTACATCCGGGCCTCCCTGTGGGAGAAGCAGTCTCCCACAGTCCGCGGCCTGCAACTGATCCATGCCCACGCCCACGGGACGCTGACCACCTCAACGGGAAACTTCGTCTACAGCCACACGTCAGCCGCCCGCCTTCACCGCCTCTTCCTGTGGAATGTGGATGACCTGATCCATATCCTGCTCCGGGTACGGCCGTCCCGCGAGCGGCTGGGGAAGGATGTCCGGGGCCATACCCGGCCCTATACGGATTCGGAAGTGACAATGATCGGAAAACTCAGGGTGACGACCCTTGAACGGACAGTGGTGGACTGCGGGACGATGCTTGAATACCGCCAGGCGCTGATACTCGTGGACCATGCGCTCCGGCTTGGTGCCAGCCTCGATCTTATGAATGCCATGGCCGGCAACCTGTCAGGCCGCGGTGGAATAAGAACCCTTCGCCGCGCACTGGCCAATGCGGATACCCGCGCTGAATCGGCCGGGGAAACGCTGACCCGGGAGCTCCTCGCACGGCTGAAGCTGCCCATGCCCGAAGCACAGGTGGAGGTCCGGAGCCGCCTCGGCTGGCACCGTTTCGACTTCGCGTGGAAGGAGAAGAAAGTGGCTCTTGAATTCGACGGGAGGATCAAATATTTCGACTACGCACCAACCGCTGAAGTCCTGTTCCAGGAGCGGCGCCGGGAGAAAGCACTTACTGAAGACGGGTGGCTCTTCGTCCGCGTCGAGTGGAAGGATCTGTTCCGGGAACACGAGTTCAAGAACCGCATCCTCGCTGCCCTCTCTCACCGTATCGGTGTCGAAATCGCCGGAACCGTGCCGGGACGCTGA
- a CDS encoding amino acid permease — protein sequence MPQSTPTDLQNPTAPSTAIDPTLSAEGYSKTLGRRHVTMIAMGGAIGVGLFMGAGGRLASTGPALIFSYAIAGVIAYLLMRALGELIMYRQTSGSFVSYAGEMFGKKGAYLSGWMYFINWGMTGIAELIAIGLYFQFFFPNVPVEASAIAALALLVAVNLLSVKAFGEFEFWASCLKVGAILIFLAVGSFMVVTNAQVGDGHASVANLFAAEGGMFPKGALVMVLVLNAVIFAYNGIELVGITAGEMQDPEREVPKAVRAVVLRIVVFYVGSVTLLAMLLPSDQYVAGTSPFVTVFGQMGLGWVGDVMNMIVITAALSSCNSGLYSIGRVFRTMANNGHAPQWLTKMSKRHVPYAAILAIAVFYLVGILLNIWLGGSYAFDLALNSASIGVIFCWGSIFASQIALRHRKGVTSSLPMPGSPWTSWAGLVGLLAITVLIGFDTMTSKTGEVFYLGLWTLATIPFFALILWLGWQKVKNNQPKSELYS from the coding sequence GTGCCTCAAAGTACCCCCACAGATCTCCAGAACCCCACGGCACCATCCACCGCCATCGACCCCACCCTCAGCGCCGAGGGTTACAGCAAGACGCTGGGCAGGCGCCACGTCACCATGATCGCTATGGGCGGCGCCATCGGCGTCGGCCTGTTCATGGGTGCCGGCGGGCGCCTGGCCTCCACCGGCCCGGCCCTGATTTTCTCCTACGCCATCGCCGGCGTCATTGCCTACCTGCTCATGCGGGCGCTGGGCGAACTCATCATGTACCGCCAGACCTCCGGCTCCTTCGTCAGCTACGCCGGCGAGATGTTCGGGAAGAAGGGCGCATACCTCTCCGGCTGGATGTACTTCATCAACTGGGGCATGACCGGCATCGCGGAACTGATCGCCATCGGCCTGTACTTCCAGTTCTTCTTCCCCAACGTCCCGGTGGAAGCCTCCGCCATCGCCGCTTTGGCGCTGTTGGTGGCGGTTAACCTGCTGAGCGTTAAGGCGTTCGGCGAGTTCGAATTCTGGGCCTCCTGCCTCAAGGTGGGCGCCATCCTGATCTTCCTGGCGGTGGGCAGCTTCATGGTGGTCACCAACGCCCAGGTGGGCGACGGCCACGCGTCGGTCGCCAACCTCTTCGCCGCTGAAGGCGGCATGTTCCCCAAGGGCGCCCTGGTGATGGTCCTGGTCCTCAATGCCGTGATCTTTGCCTACAACGGCATCGAACTGGTGGGCATCACCGCCGGCGAGATGCAGGACCCGGAACGCGAAGTGCCCAAGGCCGTCCGCGCCGTCGTCCTCCGCATCGTGGTCTTCTACGTCGGCTCCGTGACCCTGCTCGCCATGCTGCTGCCCTCGGACCAGTACGTGGCCGGGACCTCACCGTTCGTCACCGTCTTCGGCCAGATGGGCCTGGGCTGGGTGGGTGACGTGATGAACATGATCGTGATCACCGCCGCCTTGTCCTCCTGCAACTCCGGCCTGTACTCCATCGGCCGGGTGTTCCGCACCATGGCCAACAACGGGCACGCCCCGCAGTGGCTCACCAAGATGTCCAAGCGCCACGTCCCGTACGCGGCAATCCTTGCCATCGCGGTGTTCTACCTGGTGGGCATCCTGCTCAACATCTGGCTGGGCGGCTCCTACGCGTTCGACCTGGCACTGAACTCGGCCTCCATCGGCGTGATCTTCTGCTGGGGCTCCATCTTCGCCAGCCAGATCGCACTGCGCCACCGCAAGGGCGTCACCTCCAGCCTGCCGATGCCCGGCTCGCCGTGGACCAGCTGGGCCGGCCTGGTCGGCCTGCTCGCCATCACCGTGCTCATCGGTTTCGACACGATGACCAGCAAGACCGGCGAGGTGTTCTACCTGGGCCTGTGGACCCTGGCCACCATCCCGTTCTTTGCCTTGATCCTGTGGCTGGGCTGGCAGAAGGTAAAGAACAACCAGCCGAAGAGCGAGCTGTACAGCTAG
- a CDS encoding Rieske (2Fe-2S) protein has translation MSANHIPAGGKTFVLGPVEQIPLGEGRAFAVDGGQVAVFRLRDGSLRALPAVCPHRGGPLADGTIDLAVVVCPLHQHAFDLATGCSTTGADNLRPYAVSMDRQQNLVLQLPV, from the coding sequence ATGAGTGCCAACCACATTCCGGCAGGCGGAAAGACGTTCGTGCTGGGTCCCGTGGAGCAGATCCCGCTGGGGGAGGGCAGGGCGTTTGCGGTGGACGGCGGGCAGGTGGCCGTCTTCCGGCTTCGGGACGGCTCGCTCCGGGCGCTTCCGGCCGTCTGCCCGCACAGGGGAGGCCCGCTGGCCGACGGCACCATTGACCTCGCCGTGGTGGTGTGTCCGTTGCACCAGCACGCGTTTGACCTGGCTACGGGCTGTTCCACCACCGGCGCGGACAATCTCCGCCCTTACGCCGTATCAATGGACCGGCAGCAAAATCTGGTCCTGCAGCTGCCGGTGTAG